The genomic DNA CATTCCACAGACTAAATCTGCTCATTTTAAAAAATATTGAAAAAATATATTCAAATGTTTAATATTATTAATATTCAAGGGAGATAGTATGGAAAAAGAATGGGATCAGGAAATAATTCAGCACTATATTGATAATGGAATAGAAGAAAGTACAGGTTTAGAGTATAAAGGTGCTGATTCACTCGATAAAAGTGACGGTAAAAAGAAAGAAATAGCAAAAGATGTTTCCGGAATGGCGAACGCTTCCGGGGGATTGATATTTTACGGTATACAGGAATACCAAGAAAAATCTCACAAACATAAACCTGAAAAAATTGATCCCATCGATCGCACACAGTACTCTAAAGAGTGGCTGGAACAAGTTATTGCATCCAATATTCAACCTCCCATATCAGGATTTACCATTTATCCTGTGCCAATAAATACCGGAACAGATCATGTCGTTTATGTTGTTGAAGTTCCACAGAGCATGACTGCACATCAGGTTACTCAAAATAAAGATTATAGATATTACATTCGATTGAATTTCGAAGTTATACCAATGGAGGATTATCAGATAAGAGATGTAATGAACCGAGCTAACAAACCTGATGTTGTTGTTGAATTCAAATATATCGTAATAACAGATATTGGTAGTATTCATGAATATAAATTAGGAATAAAGATAATAAATAAAAGCCATTTGTTGGTAAATCATTGCATGCTGGAATTCTCATTTCCTGATTTAAAAAAACATGACGGAAGTGATGCCGTTATGTATGAAGTTATACCTGATTATTCCTCTGATAAGATTTGGGTAAAAAAAGAATCAGGATCAATACATGTAGTTTACCGTTCCGATGATGTTTTATTTCCAAAACAAGAGAAAGAGATTGGAGATATATTTACTTTACAATACAAGTTTAATCGTGATATTTTTAATAACTTAAATAGATATCCTAAAATAAAATGGACTTTATATGCCGATGATATGATACCTAAAAATGGGGAAATGTCTGTACCACATTGTTTTTAATTCGATTAATTCAGATATTTAAAGTTGAATTTTATTATCATAAAGATCCCCCCTGCCTTTCGGTATCCCACTTAGTTTTGTAAGGGGGAAACGGTGCAGCCGAGGGGATCAATTAAGTTAACTATTTTAAAAGGGATATACAGATTTTTATATCAAGTAGGATAACTGTCCGGTAAAAATATTTATTATCTCGTGTTTATAGCAGACTATGACAATTACCACCTTTATAACAGGAACTCACCCCGCGCATATCACTTTGATAATACAGATATTGGTGGCGCTTCCCCTCTCTTTGAAAGAGAGGGGATTGAGGGGTGAGTTCGGGTGGAGAAAAGGGGTAATAATCACATCCAAAACACTCCACATACTTATAAATAGACTATTTACACGATATTTCCAGCTTTATTAGAATTTTAACAGGACACTATTGATCAAGCAGATATTTACGTGTCATTATTGAGAACATACCATACTATTACATTCACTTTCCCTGAGCGTATCGTTCTGTCTGACTTACCAGCCACTGTGCGATCGTATCCAGCACAACGGGGGACATGGTTTCCTCGATGTCTTTGTATTCCTCCACAGCGCCGGTCTTGTCCGTTACCTGGAAAAGATGGTTCATATCCGGCATTTCTTTCACGGTGTACCGGGTGTTTCCTGCGGCCTTCAGCGATTCCTCGATTCCTCTGAGGTTTTCCTTTGCGGAAACCTGCACGTCCTTGCTGCCGTTCAATGCAAGCACCGGGCATGTTACTTTACGCAGCGTCGGCCGGGGATCGCCGGCTATGAATTCCCTGAACCACGGTGAGGAGAGGTCGGCGTCGATGGCGTGTCTTGGTGTGGGAACAATCCTTTTTTCATCTTCGGTCATATTGTCAAACAGGCTGTTCAGTTTCTTTCTGGCGACATCATCATCCTTTTCGTCTCTGAGAATGACATGATATCGTTCGATCCAGTCGTGGAATATCACGATGTCGGCTTCGCTCATGCCTTTCGCCCGCCTGATGGCGCAATTCTGTAAAACGATACCCTCACAGTTGCTGATTCCCGGCCCGGCGAGCATAACGATGAAGGCCACATCCGGGGATTCGGTAGCAATCATGGGAGCAATCAGGCCTCCCTCGCTGTGCCCGACAATGCCGACAGCACGCGGATCGACATCGGGGCGGCTTCTCAGATACCGGAACCCGGCAAGGGCATCGCTGGCAAAATCGGACGGTTTTGCCGAGTGATGATCCCCGGTGGACCTGCCTACTCCGCGCTTGTCATAACGGAGAACCGCGAACCCGTTCCGTGTGAGATAATCGGAGAGCACGAGGAACGGTTTGTGGCCGAATGCTTTTTCGTTACGTTCCATGGGACCCGAACCCGACAGGAGGAGAACCGCAGGATGCGGCCCCGGGGACCGTGGTATGGTCATCGTACCGGCGAGTTTGACCCCAACCGCGGGATTATCGAAAACAACCGTCTCTTCATCATAAGGATAGGGTTTTACCGGGTCCTGTTTCTTCGGGATAACGGGAAGTTCCTCAACGATTTTCAGGGGCAGGGGTATGGTGTTCCCCCCCTGCGTGAACTGTGCATCGATCGAGAGGTCATCCTCGTTGATCGGACCTTCGATGACAATATCCGCAACCTTTATTACAAATCGGGCAGTTCCGTTTTCAAAGGAAAACTCATCGGCCAAAATGCCGATATCCCTCTGGTCGATACTGGTCAAAAAAGCGGCAAGATTCCCGTCCGCTTTACGCAACACTTCAATCGCTATCCTGAACTGAGCATGGCCAGAGACGTTGAGAACACCGAACCATATATGTTCCCCGATCTCCTCCGTGGTCAGTGCCGCGAAGGAGATACCCGGGCAGAACAGGACAAGAACAATGATCGCGACAGCCAAAATTTTCAAGAGATTTTTCATGATACTCCCCTTTTTGGTGTTTCAAAATAAGAATAGTGTGTTATAAGCATGCTTTAAGAGGGCTGTGAAAAAGTATATATTTCACGAGCCCTATGACGAAATGTGTTGTTTTGTTGCTGTCAAGGGCATGTAAGCTTGTCCCCGAATCATTAATCGGGGATCGGCACTTCGTGCCGACCCTTGACAGCTTATATCCAAACTTACAGACTTTATCACAAGACTTTTAAAGCATTTGACGTGTGGGGTGAAATCGGAATTTCTCCGCCCTCTTAATTATTGTTCAAAAACAGTATTCCGTCTATTTACTGCTGACGTATTTTCCTGTCTGACCGGTCAACCACTGTGCGATCGTATCCAAAGCTGACGGGGCAATGGTTTCCTCGAGTTTCGAGTATTCATCGGGAGAACCGGTTGTGGCTGTCTGGAAGAGATGGTTCAGGTCCGGCATTTCTATCACAGTGTACCGGGTATTCCCTCCGGCTTTCAGCGATTCCTCGATCCCTTTGAGGTTTTCTTTCGGGGGACACTGGACATCTTTGCTGCCGGTCAGCGCGAGCGTCGGACATGTGACCTTCCGCAGTATCGGCTGCGGATCACCGGCTATAAATTCCCTGAACCACGGCGAGATGGCGTTCTTTGCCTGGAGAGTCCAGCCCATATTCCACTCGTTTTCGCCGATAAGACGTTTCTCGTCGTCGGTCATATTCGCGTACATGTCCCGCATTTTTTTCTCGGCGACCGCGTCATCCTTTTCGTCCTTCGCAATGGCATAAAACCGTTGCGACCAGCTGCGGATTACCGCGATGTCGGCATCGCCCAAACCTTTCGACTGTCCTATTTCCGCGCAATCCTGTAAAACCTCAAGATCGTAGTGGTTGATTCCTGTCCCGCCGAGCATCACGATAAAGGCCACATCGGGGCTTTCGGACGCCACCTGCGCAACGATAAAAGCTCCCTCGCTGTGCCCGATCATGCCGACTGCCCCGTGATCGATATCGGAGTGTCTCATGAGATACCGTACCCCGGCAAGGGCATCACCGGCGAAATCGGTCGTTGTTGCCGAACGATAATTCCCGGTCGAACGCATGATTCCGCGTTTGTCATACCGGAGAACGGCAAATCCGTTCCGCGTCAAATAATCGGCGAGCAGCCAGAAATGTCCGTACGATGTTCCATTGCGGTCATTCGGCCCCGAACCCGCCACGAGCAGGACTGCCGGATGCACCCCCTGTGTCCGGGGAATGGTCAGAGTGCCGGACAGTTTGACACCACCTTCGGGATTATCGAAAACTACAGCTTCCTCGATATAGGGATAGGGTTTTACAGGGTCCTGTTTTCTTGGAGGGCGGGAAGGCACCTCTTCAACAATTTTCAGGGGAAGAGGTAACGATTCGCTGCCCTGCTTGAACTGCGCATCGATCGTCATGTCTTTATCGTTGATCGGACCTTCGATAACAAGATTTGCGGCTTTTATTACAAAACGCGCGGTTCCGTCCGCAAGGGAAAATTCATCGACCGGGATACCATATGCGCCCTGGTCGGGACTACTGAGTGCAGCCGTAAGATTCCCGTCGGCTTTGCGGAATATTTCAATCACCATTCTAAGCTCAGCGTTGGGAACCTTCAGGACACCGAGCCAGATATGCTCTCCCGTCACGTTTTCGGCAGACGGCGCTGCGGAAGAAATGCATGGACAGATCGTAACAAGAGCGATAATCACAACGGCTGTTCTTCTCAAAAAGTCTTTCATATACTCTCCTTATTCGTTACAGTGTTTCAGAATATGAACAGTGTGTTATAAGCATGCTTGAGTGTATTTGACGAGGGGAGAGAAACAAAAATTTCAGGGGAATCGGTTTTCCCATTGATATATAGGAATTTTATGAATGATACCAAAAAAAATCCCCCCTTGAATAATGATCCAAGGGGGGGGTAAACTCTAAAACCGGTTATGACATCAGACAGTGAAAACTATATGTGGTATGTTCATACCAATTCGTATTTAAATATTCACTTTTAATCCAGATATGATTTACAATTAACGAATTATGGAGGTATATCATTCCAAAATCGTAAATCTAAAATCGTACATCGTAAATGCTTTTATTCCTTTATGAACGCAATGTGGTATGTTCACATCCATTTTCCCAGAAACTCCACGATCTCCTTCCGCATTGTCGCAGGCTCGAAATGGGCGATATCGTAGACTGTCAGCTTCCATGCTTCGGGTGCGTTGTCACGGCGGTAGACTTCCTTCATGTCGCGGTCGATGCGCTCGAGACCCCTGACCGGCGTAAGGGAATCATACCGTCCCGCGACCCCGAGATGCGGACGGGGCGATATGAGCCCGTTGATCTGCGATGTGGTGAAATGCCTGAGGAGGCTCGGAACATAGTAGTAGATGCCGTGCCCGTCCAGCCCGCGGGCCTCGATGAGGGCATCGAAGTCGGTCAGGCAGCAGATGTCCACACAGACCTTTATCCGCGTATCGAGCGCCGCTAGCCACCACGACATGGTGCTTCCCATGGACATTCCCATGGTTCCGATGCGCTTTGAGTCTATATCGTCCCGCGACACGAGGTAGTCGAGCGCGCGAATGTTGTCATAGACCATCATTCCCCACATGACCTGCCCTGTCCAGAGCATCTGCTTGAAAATCTCGCTTTCGGTCCTG from bacterium includes the following:
- a CDS encoding ATP-binding protein; the encoded protein is MEKEWDQEIIQHYIDNGIEESTGLEYKGADSLDKSDGKKKEIAKDVSGMANASGGLIFYGIQEYQEKSHKHKPEKIDPIDRTQYSKEWLEQVIASNIQPPISGFTIYPVPINTGTDHVVYVVEVPQSMTAHQVTQNKDYRYYIRLNFEVIPMEDYQIRDVMNRANKPDVVVEFKYIVITDIGSIHEYKLGIKIINKSHLLVNHCMLEFSFPDLKKHDGSDAVMYEVIPDYSSDKIWVKKESGSIHVVYRSDDVLFPKQEKEIGDIFTLQYKFNRDIFNNLNRYPKIKWTLYADDMIPKNGEMSVPHCF
- a CDS encoding alpha/beta fold hydrolase, with the protein product MKNLLKILAVAIIVLVLFCPGISFAALTTEEIGEHIWFGVLNVSGHAQFRIAIEVLRKADGNLAAFLTSIDQRDIGILADEFSFENGTARFVIKVADIVIEGPINEDDLSIDAQFTQGGNTIPLPLKIVEELPVIPKKQDPVKPYPYDEETVVFDNPAVGVKLAGTMTIPRSPGPHPAVLLLSGSGPMERNEKAFGHKPFLVLSDYLTRNGFAVLRYDKRGVGRSTGDHHSAKPSDFASDALAGFRYLRSRPDVDPRAVGIVGHSEGGLIAPMIATESPDVAFIVMLAGPGISNCEGIVLQNCAIRRAKGMSEADIVIFHDWIERYHVILRDEKDDDVARKKLNSLFDNMTEDEKRIVPTPRHAIDADLSSPWFREFIAGDPRPTLRKVTCPVLALNGSKDVQVSAKENLRGIEESLKAAGNTRYTVKEMPDMNHLFQVTDKTGAVEEYKDIEETMSPVVLDTIAQWLVSQTERYAQGK
- a CDS encoding alpha/beta fold hydrolase — protein: MKDFLRRTAVVIIALVTICPCISSAAPSAENVTGEHIWLGVLKVPNAELRMVIEIFRKADGNLTAALSSPDQGAYGIPVDEFSLADGTARFVIKAANLVIEGPINDKDMTIDAQFKQGSESLPLPLKIVEEVPSRPPRKQDPVKPYPYIEEAVVFDNPEGGVKLSGTLTIPRTQGVHPAVLLVAGSGPNDRNGTSYGHFWLLADYLTRNGFAVLRYDKRGIMRSTGNYRSATTTDFAGDALAGVRYLMRHSDIDHGAVGMIGHSEGAFIVAQVASESPDVAFIVMLGGTGINHYDLEVLQDCAEIGQSKGLGDADIAVIRSWSQRFYAIAKDEKDDAVAEKKMRDMYANMTDDEKRLIGENEWNMGWTLQAKNAISPWFREFIAGDPQPILRKVTCPTLALTGSKDVQCPPKENLKGIEESLKAGGNTRYTVIEMPDLNHLFQTATTGSPDEYSKLEETIAPSALDTIAQWLTGQTGKYVSSK
- a CDS encoding dienelactone hydrolase family protein, which encodes MSEHLLTKSVFTALSRRDACSRIAGSVALTAISSFLSPAAGNAHVSPDSPYSGDKEKRRKELYSLLGDLPDRNRPITVQKISEEKTEKYILEKLVLDLNGIEPVPAYFVRPLDARGRTPVILYNHAHFGEYDMGKNEFVLGRFEMQKPPYAEELTRRGYSALCIDAWAFGERRGRTESEIFKQMLWTGQVMWGMMVYDNIRALDYLVSRDDIDSKRIGTMGMSMGSTMSWWLAALDTRIKVCVDICCLTDFDALIEARGLDGHGIYYYVPSLLRHFTTSQINGLISPRPHLGVAGRYDSLTPVRGLERIDRDMKEVYRRDNAPEAWKLTVYDIAHFEPATMRKEIVEFLGKWM